The Raphanus sativus cultivar WK10039 chromosome 2, ASM80110v3, whole genome shotgun sequence genome includes a region encoding these proteins:
- the LOC108839014 gene encoding glutathione S-transferase T3-like translates to MTLGFVNLLNSQYSVDLESPEPVWLSGPSQDESAVKVSSKWSPTEDKIFIGAWLNTSKDPVVSNDQKANTFWSRIVDYYNASPQLVGRTPRLLGQCKQRWSRINDQVCKFVGCYDAALREQRSGENEDEVMKTALDRFFNQHSVRFSMEHAWRELRHDQKWSSSFVAKDSGKDKRKVVEVDTADEEPRPMGIKAAKAAAKKKKSGKEKALTKIDAIMQVKKEVSTQNLLERLLAKKEPLNEMETTLKMKLMSALI, encoded by the coding sequence ATGACCCTTGGTTTTGTAAATCTACTGAATAGTCAATATTCAGTAGACCTTGAATCCCCCGAACCCGTTTGGTTGAGTGGTCCCAGTCAAGATGAGTCTGCTGTGAAGGTGAGCAGTAAATGGTCTCCCACTGAGGATAAAATCTTCATTGGTGCTTGGCTCAACACCAGTAAAGATCCTGTGGTGAGCAATGACCAGAAAGCCAACACGTTCTGGAGCAGGATCGTAGACTACTACAACGCAAGCCCCCAGCTGGTGGGAAGAACGCCTAGGCTTCTTGGTCAGTGCAAGCAGAGGTGGTCTAGGATTAATGACCAAGTCTGCAAGTTCGTTGGATGCTACGACGCGGCTTTGAGGGAGCAGAGAAGTGGTGAAAACGAAGATGAAGTGATGAAAACTGCACTAGACCGCTTCTTCAATCAGCACTCGGTGAGATTTAGCATGGAACATGCCTGGAGGGAGCTGAGGCATGACCAGAAATGGTCCTCCTCTTTTGTGGCTAAGGACAGTGGGAAGGATAAGCGCAAAGTCGTGGAGGTTGATACAGCAGACGAAGAGCCTAGACCTATGGGGATTAAGGCTGCTAAAGCGGCcgctaagaagaagaagagtggtAAAGAAAAGGCTCTGACGAAGATAGATGCCATCATGCAAGTGAAAAAAGAAGTCTCAACACAGAACCTCCTTGAACGTCTACTTGCCAAAAAAGAGCCTCTCAATGAGATGGAAACAACTCTTAAAATGAAACTTATGTCTGCTCTAATATGA